A region from the Neorhodopirellula lusitana genome encodes:
- a CDS encoding alpha/beta hydrolase, whose product MKNNCTMMCLFVTVSMALSVGVGKVANADDPQQPKPTFENVSYGEHRKQKLHFWQVESESPTPLVFYIHGGGWRGGDPQDKNLMNMLPSILKAGISVVSVQYRYIKDAEAQGIMPPVKAPMEDAARALQFVRSKASQWNIDPERIGACGGSAGGCTSLWLAFHDDLADPESEDPIARQSTRLFCSATIRPQTSLDPKQMKEWTPNSKYGSHAFGIYKPGEPKSQLDFPAFLARRDEILDWINAYSPYALVTSDDPPTYMFYSNKPAIGKKQGDPTHTANFGVKLQERLNAVGVESELFYPGAPDAKHKTVQAYLIDRLK is encoded by the coding sequence ATGAAAAACAATTGCACGATGATGTGTCTGTTCGTCACCGTTTCCATGGCGTTGTCTGTAGGCGTTGGCAAGGTGGCAAACGCGGATGATCCCCAACAGCCTAAGCCGACGTTCGAGAACGTTTCTTATGGCGAGCATCGCAAGCAGAAACTGCATTTCTGGCAAGTTGAATCGGAGTCACCGACTCCGTTGGTGTTCTACATTCATGGTGGTGGATGGCGAGGTGGGGATCCACAAGACAAAAACCTGATGAACATGCTGCCTTCGATTTTGAAGGCGGGGATTTCAGTGGTGTCGGTTCAGTACCGATACATCAAGGATGCGGAGGCCCAAGGCATCATGCCGCCCGTGAAGGCACCGATGGAAGATGCCGCCCGTGCGTTGCAGTTCGTGCGGAGCAAGGCATCGCAGTGGAACATTGATCCCGAACGCATCGGGGCTTGTGGTGGTTCAGCGGGCGGGTGTACCAGTTTGTGGTTGGCTTTCCATGACGACCTGGCCGACCCGGAAAGCGAGGATCCGATCGCACGCCAATCGACTCGTCTTTTCTGTTCGGCAACCATTCGGCCACAAACATCTTTGGATCCAAAGCAGATGAAGGAGTGGACGCCGAACAGTAAGTACGGCAGCCACGCGTTCGGCATCTACAAGCCCGGTGAACCGAAGTCGCAACTCGACTTCCCTGCGTTCCTTGCAAGACGAGATGAGATCCTCGATTGGATCAATGCCTATTCGCCTTACGCGTTGGTGACCAGCGACGATCCGCCGACGTACATGTTCTATAGCAACAAGCCAGCGATCGGTAAGAAGCAGGGTGACCCGACTCATACTGCGAACTTTGGCGTCAAGTTGCAGGAACGACTGAATGCCGTCGGCGTTGAGTCCGAACTGTTTTACCCCGGTGCTCCCGATGCCAAACACAAGACGGTCCAGGCCTATCTGATTGATCGACTGAAGTAG
- a CDS encoding PQQ-binding-like beta-propeller repeat protein: protein MNHLILAAYAMLSLAGVDAWPAFLGGGADPISSENLPLQWTPTEHVAWQQEIRGHGQSSPVVWDNLVFVTSVEGPEKNTFYTTCFDITSGKKKWEKALTNSFPVTNSYYVSRAAPTPIADQDRIVALFESGDCVAYDHDGNELWVRTLGKDEGPLTAEFGLGASPCQTADDVIVLLEHDGPSCLLALDKKTGSTSWKADRDPRRSWSSPAIVEVAGVPQIVVSSAGTIDGYAPATGKLLWTFDDVGGNTGTSPRDCGNGRFLVGASPGRNGENAGSAAGSNGLMQVTRDGDQWEVQRKWVAEKATPSWASPILHNGLAYWVNRAGVVYCFDAETGESLYTKRIEQSCWATPVAAGDRIYFFGTGGTVTVLSAGREFKVLAENETWTDESLPKEQPLAEEKSEERRRGVAMFSRPTLYGVAVASDAFLIRVGNALICVR, encoded by the coding sequence ATGAATCACCTCATCCTCGCAGCCTATGCGATGCTATCGCTTGCTGGCGTCGACGCCTGGCCTGCCTTTCTGGGCGGCGGTGCCGATCCCATCTCATCGGAAAACCTCCCGCTCCAGTGGACACCGACCGAGCACGTTGCTTGGCAACAAGAAATTCGCGGTCATGGCCAATCCAGTCCTGTCGTTTGGGACAACTTGGTCTTTGTCACCAGTGTCGAAGGGCCTGAAAAAAACACCTTCTACACCACTTGCTTCGACATCACATCCGGCAAGAAAAAGTGGGAAAAAGCGCTCACCAATTCGTTCCCAGTCACCAACAGCTACTACGTCAGTCGAGCGGCCCCCACGCCGATCGCCGACCAAGATCGAATCGTCGCTTTATTTGAAAGCGGTGACTGTGTTGCGTACGACCACGATGGCAACGAACTTTGGGTTCGCACGCTAGGCAAAGACGAGGGACCGCTGACAGCCGAATTCGGTTTGGGCGCATCACCATGCCAAACCGCCGATGACGTTATCGTGTTGCTAGAACACGATGGTCCGAGTTGCCTATTGGCGTTAGACAAGAAGACGGGGTCCACCAGTTGGAAAGCCGACCGCGATCCTCGCCGTAGTTGGAGTTCGCCGGCGATCGTCGAAGTGGCAGGCGTCCCGCAGATTGTCGTCAGTTCGGCTGGCACGATCGATGGATACGCCCCCGCCACCGGAAAGTTGTTGTGGACGTTCGACGATGTCGGCGGCAACACCGGAACCAGCCCAAGGGATTGCGGCAACGGTCGGTTCTTGGTTGGCGCATCACCAGGACGCAATGGCGAGAACGCTGGATCGGCGGCCGGTTCCAACGGTCTGATGCAAGTCACCCGTGATGGCGATCAGTGGGAAGTTCAACGCAAATGGGTTGCCGAAAAAGCGACCCCAAGTTGGGCGTCACCGATTCTTCACAACGGCTTAGCCTACTGGGTCAACCGCGCCGGAGTGGTGTATTGCTTTGATGCCGAAACGGGCGAGTCACTCTACACAAAACGAATCGAGCAGTCTTGCTGGGCAACGCCGGTTGCCGCAGGCGACCGAATCTATTTCTTCGGCACCGGTGGCACGGTCACCGTTTTGTCTGCAGGACGCGAGTTCAAGGTTCTGGCGGAAAACGAAACCTGGACGGACGAAAGTTTGCCGAAAGAACAACCGCTTGCCGAAGAAAAATCGGAAGAACGACGCCGCGGTGTGGCGATGTTCAGTCGCCCAACTCTGTACGGTGTCGCGGTTGCCTCCGACGCATTCTTGATACGTGTCGGCAACGCACTCATTTGCGTTCGCTAG
- a CDS encoding DUF4038 domain-containing protein, with translation MLRIKLAVVFLVLCSAGRGLAVEYPLRVSDNQRFLVDSSGTPFFWQADTCWRLFQGVTREDVTKYLDDRQAKGYNAIMASALFSGEDVHGERPFTGIWGSTPNEAYWRHVDWVVQEIERREMAIGFLPTWTRPRPLGHYDPADVIAYGKFVGQRYGKYKNLVWILGGDVDARKINVEDTRRFANAIESGQGGHTRLMTLHDSDEADGSEFLSGEPWLDLYAQHNDTSGKRVLADHQLSPTKPVLNLEPRYEELFVGRHDDAIRRDNIRCVFSGGLAGLVYGADPIWNLGQDGWNFAAKFWKEHLELPGAKQSTYIRTLMEQWRWYECSPHVLDSQVTEGPAYVPALLANSKQYALVYYAENKDGQSLTIKLDVFEPATVQAVWFDATDGTYRSGGSYPNTGTRSLTVPGPNSRGAYDWILCLGRKPTT, from the coding sequence GTGTTGCGAATCAAATTGGCGGTTGTTTTTTTAGTGCTCTGCAGCGCGGGGCGCGGCTTGGCCGTCGAGTATCCGCTACGTGTCAGTGACAACCAACGTTTCTTGGTTGATTCGTCAGGCACACCGTTTTTTTGGCAGGCGGACACTTGCTGGCGTTTATTTCAGGGCGTCACCCGAGAGGATGTGACGAAGTACCTGGATGACCGTCAGGCAAAGGGGTACAACGCGATCATGGCCAGTGCCTTGTTCAGTGGTGAAGATGTCCACGGCGAAAGGCCCTTCACGGGCATTTGGGGCAGTACGCCCAACGAAGCCTATTGGCGACATGTGGATTGGGTTGTTCAAGAGATCGAGCGGCGCGAGATGGCGATCGGTTTTCTGCCGACGTGGACGCGTCCGAGGCCGCTTGGGCATTACGATCCAGCCGACGTGATCGCGTACGGCAAATTTGTCGGTCAGCGGTACGGAAAATACAAAAACCTCGTCTGGATTCTGGGCGGAGACGTGGACGCTCGTAAGATTAACGTCGAAGACACCCGCCGGTTTGCCAATGCGATCGAATCGGGCCAAGGTGGGCACACTCGGTTGATGACTTTGCATGATTCCGATGAAGCCGACGGCAGCGAGTTTTTGTCGGGGGAACCGTGGCTGGATCTCTATGCACAACACAACGACACGTCGGGTAAGCGTGTGCTAGCCGATCATCAACTCTCGCCGACTAAGCCGGTTCTGAACCTGGAGCCACGGTATGAAGAGTTGTTCGTCGGTCGTCATGATGACGCTATCCGGCGCGACAATATCCGTTGCGTCTTCAGTGGTGGATTGGCGGGGCTAGTCTATGGGGCCGATCCCATCTGGAACCTTGGGCAGGATGGTTGGAACTTTGCCGCGAAGTTTTGGAAAGAGCATCTCGAACTGCCGGGGGCGAAACAATCGACCTATATCCGCACGTTGATGGAACAATGGCGATGGTACGAGTGCAGTCCACATGTCTTGGACAGCCAGGTGACAGAGGGGCCAGCTTACGTGCCCGCGTTATTGGCAAATAGCAAACAGTATGCCCTGGTCTATTACGCGGAGAATAAGGATGGGCAATCCCTGACCATTAAGCTGGATGTCTTCGAGCCCGCCACGGTGCAAGCGGTCTGGTTTGACGCGACCGATGGAACCTATCGAAGTGGCGGTAGCTACCCCAACACAGGAACGCGGTCACTCACTGTTCCGGGCCCCAACAGTCGGGGAGCTTACGACTGGATCCTCTGCCTCGGCCGGAAACCCACAACATAG
- a CDS encoding alpha/beta hydrolase, with translation MHRFWILALPTFLFAALSVVPLVAQDAGKQATEYRTEADVLYRSGDDLTEAMEKRCRLDLYHPVNQKDFATVVWFHGGGLTGGNKFIPDGLKDQGIAVAAVNYRLSPSVKSPAYVEDAAAAVAWTIKNIESRGGSRERVFVAGHSAGGYLTSMVGLDRSYLAAHDLNADDIAGLIPFSGHTITHFTVRKEQGIDGKQPVVDKMAPLFHVRADAAPILLITGDREMEILGRYEENAYFWRMLKVAGDEDVELYELDGYAHSPMAGPAHPLMLNFIRKIVSDQSERK, from the coding sequence ATGCATCGTTTTTGGATTCTGGCTCTACCCACTTTTCTGTTTGCCGCCCTGTCTGTCGTACCGCTTGTGGCCCAAGATGCTGGCAAGCAAGCAACGGAGTACAGGACCGAAGCGGACGTTTTGTATCGGTCCGGTGACGACCTGACTGAGGCGATGGAAAAAAGATGCCGGTTGGATTTGTATCATCCCGTTAATCAGAAAGACTTTGCCACTGTGGTCTGGTTCCACGGCGGTGGTTTGACCGGCGGGAATAAGTTCATTCCAGATGGCTTGAAAGACCAAGGTATCGCCGTTGCGGCAGTGAACTATCGGCTCAGTCCATCGGTAAAGTCGCCTGCGTATGTCGAGGATGCCGCGGCGGCAGTCGCTTGGACCATTAAGAACATCGAATCACGTGGTGGATCACGCGAACGAGTTTTTGTCGCCGGCCATTCGGCGGGCGGCTATTTGACCAGCATGGTTGGTTTGGATCGAAGTTATTTGGCGGCTCACGATTTGAATGCGGATGATATCGCTGGTCTGATTCCTTTCAGCGGCCACACGATCACGCACTTCACCGTTCGCAAAGAGCAAGGCATCGACGGCAAGCAACCGGTCGTCGACAAGATGGCCCCACTGTTTCACGTTCGTGCGGACGCCGCGCCGATCCTGTTGATTACCGGTGATCGCGAGATGGAGATCTTGGGGCGATACGAAGAGAACGCATACTTTTGGCGAATGCTCAAGGTGGCGGGGGACGAAGACGTCGAGTTGTACGAGCTGGATGGCTACGCGCACAGTCCGATGGCGGGCCCGGCACATCCATTGATGCTGAACTTCATCCGCAAGATTGTCAGTGACCAGTCTGAACGAAAATGA
- a CDS encoding glycoside hydrolase family 2 TIM barrel-domain containing protein has protein sequence MKSLSAVSLPNLIMGLASLSVLSLNGFAGTGIAGQQSFDKGWRFVQRDVSGGEQVDLDDSTWRVLDVPHDWAFEADYSRDAAQRDTGGYKPGGIGWYRKQFEVPAEWQNKRVSIHFDGVYMNSEVWINGHRLGKRPYGYIPFHYDLTEYLQPGENVVAVRVDNSLEPSARWYHGCGIYAHVNLQATAPIHVANDGVLIRTPKVDKKHAAVSVTTELVNQTEQPAKMALRTQILDQESVVVAEVRKSVLIPAGEIQTVTQDLAIKNPELWSPESPTLYRVRSTLANGEEVVTRFGVRTIRWDTATGFWINGKNTKLLGVADHMEAGPVGAAIPDELNRWKIQLLKDMGCNAIRVAHNPQTPAFYDLCDELGMLVMDEIFDGWSRKAKQDYGKQAFNEWWERDLRTWLKANRNHPSVVIWSMGNETHGKVASKLVEVCHELDPTRLVTSGHSGSEVMDVLGVNGASESQRFYQKPPPEKPFVATEAPHTWQVRGYYRSQSWFRDGANARSGPFPLPDLTEKEIFTYDWIDPAKREHRKQIFNSSYDNAMVRITARKNWELMRDLPWYSGHFRWTGFDYLGEAGYVHGGWPFRAFMGGALDLAGFKKDLFYFYQSQWTTKPMAHILPHWTHPKMAAGTEVPVWVYSNCDEVELFLNGKSLGKDQPGTKWDEMQCEWMVPWTPGKLVAIGYQDGVEVIRDTQQTAAEPAQLRLAATGDLNPIVTVEQVDEKGVMNPYAENRIHYHVDGPARILSLESGNPVNTENNYGQPSREAFFGKSRCFLGLTASSKAESASDLAVVAGAILGDKNLMTSHSISIDVQSIAIQGETSGDDFQVRYSVDGSDPSLQYEGSFKVKDDTLVRATVSRGDELLFEMQERFGPGQGLYWGSPQDESEEVAKSNGDQAEDAVFQNARVVTKGTGFHGKGFLDFGSKANAFVEWYQENDGDDYEGSISIRYSCKASKGGGRTMKLLHNGKVIKANLFFPNTATWGRDWKTVQVKVPFVRGGNTLRLATLTGGGPYIDELIVQ, from the coding sequence ATGAAAAGTTTGAGTGCAGTGAGTTTGCCGAATTTGATCATGGGCTTGGCGAGTCTTTCCGTTTTGAGCCTGAATGGCTTTGCGGGAACTGGTATCGCAGGTCAGCAGAGTTTCGACAAAGGTTGGCGGTTCGTTCAGCGGGACGTGTCCGGCGGTGAGCAGGTCGATTTGGATGATTCGACTTGGCGAGTGCTGGATGTGCCACACGACTGGGCATTCGAGGCGGATTACTCGCGTGATGCGGCCCAACGTGACACCGGCGGTTACAAGCCGGGTGGGATAGGCTGGTATCGCAAGCAGTTTGAAGTGCCAGCCGAGTGGCAGAACAAACGCGTGTCGATTCACTTCGACGGCGTTTATATGAATAGCGAAGTTTGGATCAACGGGCACCGTCTCGGGAAACGTCCCTATGGCTACATCCCGTTTCATTACGACCTGACCGAATACCTGCAACCGGGCGAGAACGTCGTGGCGGTACGGGTGGACAATAGCTTGGAGCCGTCCGCTCGCTGGTATCATGGTTGTGGGATTTATGCCCATGTGAATCTCCAGGCGACTGCCCCTATTCATGTCGCAAATGATGGTGTCCTCATTCGCACGCCAAAGGTTGATAAGAAGCACGCTGCTGTCTCTGTCACCACTGAGTTGGTTAATCAGACCGAGCAACCTGCGAAGATGGCGTTGCGTACACAGATCCTGGATCAGGAATCGGTGGTTGTCGCCGAAGTGCGCAAGAGCGTCTTGATTCCAGCGGGCGAGATCCAGACGGTGACCCAGGACTTGGCGATCAAGAATCCTGAATTGTGGAGTCCGGAAAGCCCAACGCTGTATCGAGTTCGAAGCACGCTGGCCAACGGTGAAGAGGTGGTGACTCGATTTGGAGTCCGCACGATTCGCTGGGACACCGCGACTGGGTTCTGGATCAATGGTAAGAACACGAAGTTACTCGGCGTCGCTGATCATATGGAAGCCGGTCCGGTCGGGGCGGCGATTCCGGATGAGCTGAATCGATGGAAGATTCAATTGCTGAAAGACATGGGGTGCAACGCAATCCGAGTGGCACACAACCCGCAAACGCCCGCCTTCTATGACCTGTGCGACGAATTAGGCATGTTGGTGATGGATGAAATCTTTGATGGATGGAGCCGGAAAGCGAAGCAGGATTATGGCAAGCAAGCATTCAATGAGTGGTGGGAGCGTGACCTGCGCACGTGGCTGAAGGCAAACCGCAATCACCCATCCGTTGTGATTTGGAGCATGGGAAATGAAACGCACGGCAAGGTTGCGTCGAAACTGGTTGAAGTTTGCCATGAACTCGATCCCACGCGTTTAGTGACGTCGGGGCATTCCGGTTCGGAAGTGATGGACGTGTTGGGGGTCAACGGTGCGTCGGAAAGCCAACGCTTCTACCAGAAGCCGCCTCCAGAAAAGCCTTTCGTCGCAACCGAGGCACCGCATACGTGGCAAGTCCGTGGCTACTACCGCAGCCAGTCGTGGTTTCGAGACGGTGCCAACGCTCGGTCCGGCCCCTTCCCGTTGCCCGATTTGACTGAAAAAGAAATCTTCACTTACGACTGGATCGACCCGGCCAAACGTGAGCACCGCAAACAGATTTTTAACTCGTCTTACGACAACGCCATGGTTCGGATCACGGCTCGTAAAAACTGGGAACTGATGCGAGACCTGCCGTGGTACAGCGGCCATTTCCGCTGGACCGGTTTTGATTACCTCGGTGAAGCCGGCTACGTGCACGGTGGTTGGCCGTTCCGGGCCTTCATGGGCGGTGCCCTGGATTTGGCCGGTTTTAAGAAGGATTTGTTCTACTTCTATCAAAGCCAATGGACGACCAAGCCGATGGCTCACATCCTGCCGCACTGGACGCATCCCAAGATGGCGGCTGGCACGGAAGTTCCGGTTTGGGTTTATTCCAATTGTGACGAAGTGGAACTGTTCCTAAACGGAAAGTCGCTCGGTAAAGATCAGCCCGGAACGAAGTGGGATGAAATGCAGTGCGAATGGATGGTGCCTTGGACGCCCGGCAAGTTGGTTGCGATCGGCTATCAAGACGGTGTTGAGGTGATTCGCGATACACAACAAACTGCGGCCGAGCCCGCGCAACTGCGTCTGGCCGCAACCGGCGATCTGAATCCGATCGTCACCGTTGAACAGGTCGACGAAAAGGGCGTCATGAACCCCTATGCTGAAAACCGGATTCACTATCACGTCGACGGCCCCGCGAGAATTCTGTCGCTTGAAAGTGGCAATCCGGTCAACACGGAAAACAACTATGGTCAACCTTCCCGCGAGGCGTTCTTTGGGAAATCGCGTTGCTTCCTTGGTCTGACCGCGTCATCCAAGGCGGAGTCCGCTAGTGATCTGGCGGTGGTTGCTGGAGCGATCCTTGGCGATAAGAACTTGATGACGTCTCACTCGATCAGTATCGATGTGCAGTCGATCGCGATTCAGGGCGAGACTTCTGGCGACGATTTTCAGGTCCGGTATTCCGTTGACGGATCGGATCCAAGCCTCCAGTACGAGGGATCGTTTAAAGTCAAAGACGATACGTTGGTCAGAGCTACGGTTTCTCGCGGAGACGAATTGCTGTTTGAAATGCAGGAACGTTTCGGACCCGGCCAAGGTCTTTACTGGGGCAGTCCTCAGGACGAGTCGGAGGAAGTGGCCAAATCAAACGGCGATCAAGCCGAGGATGCTGTCTTCCAGAATGCTCGCGTCGTGACGAAGGGCACTGGTTTCCATGGCAAAGGGTTCCTTGACTTTGGTTCCAAAGCCAACGCGTTCGTTGAGTGGTATCAAGAAAATGATGGCGACGATTACGAGGGAAGCATCTCGATTCGTTACAGCTGCAAGGCAAGCAAAGGCGGCGGACGAACGATGAAGTTGCTGCACAATGGCAAAGTCATCAAGGCGAATTTGTTCTTCCCCAACACCGCAACTTGGGGCCGAGATTGGAAAACCGTTCAAGTCAAAGTTCCGTTCGTTCGTGGTGGCAACACACTTCGCTTGGCGACCTTGACCGGTGGTGGTCCCTATATCGATGAGCTGATTGTTCAATAA
- a CDS encoding DUF1559 domain-containing protein yields the protein MKINETIPKENNVNRCGPPPSHRRECQRAFTLVELLVVIAIIGVLVGLLLPAVQAAREAARRMQCSNKLKQIALAMHNYEGTHRMLPANYTNATSIGGNFSVFAQMAPFYEEGNVLDLIRFERPLNEGCCPGELIAPHDTAAATAIPVLACPSEDYDRTYSIETLGGAGPTQSYSGTNYSMNTGTGIGTLYDTRLPTNGVLWTNSKVGFEAITDGLSNTAAFSEHLLGVLDTNPGEPINKAMRVRTMMNVTCAFLDYKQRPTTPGMSGYVIPEDPNEFEAYSKGHALFRGWSGQRGAGWINGREYWTGYTHYHPPQSGIPDMQTCGWGVFGARSNHPGGVHVARCDGSVSFVNENIELEVWRALGTRNGHEVPTEL from the coding sequence ATGAAAATTAACGAGACGATTCCAAAAGAAAACAACGTCAACCGTTGTGGTCCTCCCCCGTCCCACCGCCGCGAATGCCAGCGAGCGTTCACCCTGGTTGAGCTGCTTGTCGTGATCGCGATCATCGGCGTCTTGGTCGGGTTGCTGCTTCCTGCCGTCCAAGCCGCCCGCGAAGCCGCGCGGCGGATGCAGTGCAGCAACAAGCTCAAGCAGATCGCTCTAGCCATGCACAACTATGAGGGCACGCACCGCATGCTTCCCGCCAACTACACCAATGCCACCAGTATCGGCGGCAACTTTTCCGTCTTCGCTCAAATGGCCCCATTCTACGAAGAGGGCAATGTGCTGGACCTAATTCGATTCGAGCGTCCGCTCAACGAAGGGTGCTGCCCTGGGGAACTGATTGCCCCGCACGACACCGCCGCCGCCACCGCGATCCCTGTGCTCGCTTGTCCCAGCGAAGACTACGACCGCACTTACAGCATCGAGACCCTTGGCGGGGCCGGCCCCACACAAAGCTACTCGGGTACGAACTATTCGATGAATACCGGCACTGGAATCGGCACTCTCTACGACACGCGATTGCCAACGAATGGCGTGTTGTGGACCAATTCGAAAGTGGGTTTTGAAGCAATCACGGACGGACTTAGCAACACGGCCGCGTTTTCGGAACACCTTTTAGGCGTACTCGATACGAATCCAGGTGAACCGATCAACAAGGCGATGCGGGTTCGCACCATGATGAACGTGACGTGTGCGTTTCTGGATTACAAGCAACGCCCCACCACACCCGGAATGAGCGGCTACGTGATCCCGGAAGATCCAAACGAGTTCGAAGCTTACAGCAAAGGCCACGCTCTGTTCCGAGGATGGTCGGGACAACGCGGCGCGGGATGGATCAACGGGCGCGAGTATTGGACCGGCTACACCCACTACCACCCGCCCCAAAGCGGTATCCCTGACATGCAAACGTGTGGCTGGGGAGTCTTCGGTGCGCGCAGCAACCATCCGGGCGGCGTTCACGTCGCGCGATGCGACGGCAGCGTCAGCTTCGTCAACGAAAACATCGAACTCGAGGTCTGGCGTGCCCTTGGAACCCGAAACGGACACGAAGTCCCGACCGAGCTGTAG
- a CDS encoding DUF1559 domain-containing protein, with product MKRISELRNGSAKGFTLVELLVVIAIIGVLVGLLLPAVQAAREAARRMSCSNNFKQIGLGLHNYHSAYKQIPMQSGGTAELDGVWAPSPMVTKAEDAPFANNYFELSWLVGMTPFIEQQALWEQISNPLLVPGQTTYSFPPMGPYPRRSLTDQNKANYPPWMTNIPTFRCPSDPGNGLPSQGRTNYACCVGDSISGQLNSALDNAGKPSTNMWVVDIGRFGPRGVFKARSKMGFRDILDGLSNTICAGEMLTDLGDNDIRTTGVGHKNSYSPAVSYATGALLCSRAVDPARPQFWADTLPSDLEFSGGAEDRRGGKWALGRPWFTSMTTILPPNREVCLHWRYTDDCIVPPSSRHQGGVHVLMADGAVKFLTDSIDSGDLNSAQVGKDGSHLKPGKPSPFGLWGALGTRASKEIIDAEF from the coding sequence ATGAAACGAATTTCAGAGTTGCGAAATGGATCAGCGAAAGGTTTCACGCTGGTCGAATTGCTTGTTGTCATCGCTATTATCGGTGTGCTTGTCGGTTTGTTATTACCCGCCGTGCAAGCCGCACGTGAAGCGGCTCGCCGAATGAGCTGCAGTAACAATTTCAAACAAATCGGCCTGGGACTCCATAACTACCATTCGGCGTACAAGCAAATTCCGATGCAAAGTGGCGGCACGGCAGAACTGGATGGCGTTTGGGCGCCTAGCCCGATGGTGACGAAGGCAGAAGATGCGCCGTTTGCCAATAACTATTTTGAACTAAGCTGGTTGGTGGGGATGACTCCCTTTATCGAACAGCAGGCATTGTGGGAACAAATCAGCAATCCGCTATTGGTACCCGGCCAAACGACCTACAGTTTCCCTCCGATGGGACCGTATCCACGTCGCAGTTTGACTGATCAGAACAAGGCAAATTATCCGCCTTGGATGACGAACATTCCAACTTTCCGTTGCCCCAGTGACCCAGGGAACGGTCTCCCTAGTCAGGGCCGAACTAACTACGCCTGCTGCGTTGGGGATTCAATCTCTGGGCAGTTGAACTCAGCCCTCGACAACGCCGGCAAGCCAAGCACCAATATGTGGGTCGTGGACATTGGCCGATTCGGTCCACGTGGCGTATTTAAAGCACGAAGCAAGATGGGATTTCGAGATATCCTGGATGGTTTGTCCAATACCATCTGTGCCGGAGAAATGCTTACTGACCTTGGTGACAATGACATTCGAACGACCGGCGTCGGTCACAAGAACAGCTATTCCCCAGCAGTTTCATACGCGACCGGTGCTTTGCTATGCAGTCGGGCGGTCGATCCGGCCAGGCCACAATTTTGGGCTGACACCCTTCCTTCCGATTTGGAATTCAGTGGCGGAGCAGAAGATCGTCGGGGCGGAAAGTGGGCACTCGGGCGACCTTGGTTCACCAGTATGACGACTATTTTGCCACCCAACCGCGAAGTGTGTTTGCACTGGCGATATACCGACGATTGCATCGTGCCACCATCTAGCCGGCACCAAGGCGGTGTCCATGTGTTGATGGCGGACGGAGCGGTGAAGTTCCTTACTGATTCGATTGATTCAGGAGATCTGAATAGTGCTCAGGTTGGGAAGGACGGTTCACACTTGAAACCAGGCAAGCCTAGCCCGTTTGGTTTGTGGGGAGCACTCGGAACGCGTGCTTCGAAGGAAATCATCGATGCCGAATTCTAA
- a CDS encoding DUF4198 domain-containing protein, with product MLRHTLLSTLILFAALSTANAHDLWLQTNTPVIRTGEVVHVDLRLGNHGNHHRDFKLAGRINLDWVSAELRGPDGSRSDIKNVMVPTASAEKEGYWTSAIEVTKPGTYCVIQQLDRVMNHGKAVRGVRTAKAYFEVADALDVASLAQHHHQQPAGLPFELVLHTCPFTDTVVGQPIKVQVLHNGEPISDVVVSFIPEGTEPAGEFDPQYDFRSDKNGMVTFTPQAANRYLIVAHHTAEDEKTDQYEFTSYASTLTLHVPNKRPYVSQR from the coding sequence ATGTTACGCCACACACTACTGTCAACTCTCATCCTTTTCGCGGCACTGTCGACGGCCAACGCCCACGACTTATGGCTGCAAACAAACACGCCTGTCATCCGAACCGGCGAGGTCGTGCATGTTGACCTTCGCCTCGGAAATCATGGCAACCACCATCGTGACTTCAAGCTCGCCGGACGCATCAACCTCGATTGGGTATCCGCTGAACTGCGAGGGCCCGACGGATCTCGGTCGGACATCAAAAACGTCATGGTGCCAACCGCCTCGGCCGAAAAGGAAGGCTATTGGACATCCGCGATCGAAGTCACCAAGCCAGGAACCTATTGCGTAATCCAACAACTCGACCGGGTCATGAACCACGGCAAAGCGGTCCGTGGCGTTCGAACTGCAAAAGCCTACTTCGAGGTCGCCGATGCACTTGATGTCGCTAGTCTTGCCCAGCACCATCACCAGCAACCGGCTGGGCTTCCCTTCGAACTCGTGCTTCACACATGCCCCTTCACTGACACCGTCGTTGGCCAGCCCATCAAGGTTCAAGTTCTTCACAATGGCGAGCCCATCAGCGATGTCGTCGTCAGCTTCATTCCCGAGGGAACCGAGCCAGCAGGAGAATTTGACCCTCAATACGATTTCCGGTCCGACAAAAACGGTATGGTGACGTTCACTCCCCAGGCAGCGAATCGCTACCTGATCGTCGCCCACCATACCGCTGAAGACGAAAAAACGGACCAATACGAGTTCACAAGTTACGCGTCAACACTCACACTTCATGTACCCAATAAGCGTCCCTACGTCAGCCAACGTTAA